The DNA region aaaatattaaaaatggaaGCATTCAATTTTGAAGACGTGAGAGTGGAGAAAGCGAACGCGGTCGCGAAATACCGCAGGATTCAGAGAATCACGAGCCTTTTCCGATTCGTGGAGCTCTTCGTTTTTCTGATCGTCGTCACGCGATTCTCCGCTCAATTCGCGGTTTTTCTCAAGCTCTCCGGAGAGTATCTCCGCGGAATCTCCGTCGTCGCGCTGATCAGCCCTGGATCCGTGTTCGTGATCGGAAACGCGATCGTGATCGCGCTCTTCCTGATATCGCGGCGGTTATCCGGCGAGAGGAGCACCGATTTCTACGACGAGTACGTCGAGAAATGCCGGAGTAACAGCAATCAGATCCAGCCGCCGATTTTGAGCAAATCGGTGGAGAAATGTCGGAGTAACAACAGCAATCAGATCCAGCAGCAGATTTGGAGCAAATCGGTGGAGAAATCAGCTCGCACCGAGA from Salvia splendens isolate huo1 chromosome 9, SspV2, whole genome shotgun sequence includes:
- the LOC121749202 gene encoding uncharacterized protein LOC121749202 codes for the protein MEAFNFEDVRVEKANAVAKYRRIQRITSLFRFVELFVFLIVVTRFSAQFAVFLKLSGEYLRGISVVALISPGSVFVIGNAIVIALFLISRRLSGERSTDFYDEYVEKCRSNSNQIQPPILSKSVEKCRSNNSNQIQQQIWSKSVEKSARTERGAISRTRSANLERVRGEEERRRDLRRSLSEKCRKRAEEEMSSEEFRQTVEAFIARQQRLLREEEGDASSMVSFQA